One genomic window of Cygnus olor isolate bCygOlo1 chromosome 3, bCygOlo1.pri.v2, whole genome shotgun sequence includes the following:
- the DNAJC27 gene encoding dnaJ homolog subfamily C member 27 yields MEANAPKRKEPRKALRIKVISMGNAEVGKSCIIKRYCEKRFVPKYLATIGIDYGVTKVQIRDREIKVNIFDMAGHPFFYEVRNEFYKDTQGVILVYDVGQKESFDALDAWLAEMKQELGPHGNMDNVVFVVCANKIDCTKHRSVDESEGRLWAESRGFLYFETSAQTGEGINEMFQAFYSAIIDLCDNGGRRPPSSMGVGFTKEQADAIRRIRNSKDSWDMLGVKPGATRDEVNKAYRKLAVLLHPDKCVAPGSEDAFKAVVNARTALLKNIK; encoded by the exons ATGGAGGCGAACGCGCCGAAGCGGAAGGAGCCGCGCAAGGCGCTGCGGATCAAAGTCATCTCCATGGGCAACGCGGAGGTGGGCAAG aGCTGCATTATAAAGCGCTACTGCGAGAAGAGGTTCGTTCCCAAATACCTGGCGACCATCGGCATCGACTACGGCGTCACAAA AGTGCAGATCAGGGACCGAGAGATCAAAGTGAACATCTTTGACATGGCGGGGCACCCGTTCTTCTACGAG GTGAGGAACGAGTTTTACAAGGACACGCAGGGAGTCATCCTGGTCTACGACGTCGGCCAAAAAGAGTCGTTCGACGCGCTGGACGCGTGGCTGGCCGAGAtgaagcaggagctgggccCTCACGGGAACATGGACAACGTCGTCTTCGTTGTCTGTGCAAACAAG ATTGACTGCACCAAGCACCGCAGCGTGGATGAAAGCGAGGGGCGGCTCTGGGCAGAGAGCCGGGGCTTTCTTTACTTCGAGACGTCGGCGCAAACGGGAGAGGGAATCAACGAGATGTTCCAG GCTTTCTACTCTGCCATCATCGACCTGTGCGACAACGGCGGGAGGCGCCCCCCCTCCAGCATGGGGGTCGGCTTCACCAAAGAGCAGGCAGACGCCATTCGTAGGATCCGCAACAGCAAGGACAGCTGGGACATGCTGGGTGTCAAGCCTGGAGCCACCAG GGACGAGGTGAACAAAGCCTACAGGAAGCTGGCCGTGCTGCTCCACCCCGACAAGTGCGTGGCTCCCGGCAGCGAAGACGCCTTCAAAGCCGTGGTGAACGCCCGGACTGCGCTCCTCAAAAACATCAAGTAG